The genomic stretch GAGCAGTTGAGAGTGACTAAGTTCCCCTCTTTAGCAACCATACCATTCACTGGAGCCTCAATCTCAGGTTTACCTTCAAGAACAgacagagagagcgagagagagagagagagagagagagagagagagagagagagaaaacatttaACATCACACCCTCAACCAGGTCATCTTAAACACCAGCTCTTGCTTTTCCCAttagttacaaaaaaaaaccaTTACATCTACTCTAGCCATTGCATTACTCCATGTGCTCAGCACCAGGGGAGAACTTAAATAACGCATTACATGGTAAATGACGCCCGTATGTTATAGTAGCCGCATCCTCTCCTGCTTGTAAATTCTTAAAACCAGGAAATGGTGTGAACTTCACCCATGAACACTCATTATTACTATATAACAAACACAGGAAAGTAAATGTGGAAGCAAAGTTTTCCAGGTTCAACATAAAAGGCTCTTGAGACTTGAGAGTGTGTCACATAAACTTAAAgcgccctattttaatgatctaagggCATTGTCTGAAGTCTTAACAGGTGTGTctgattccacttttgctaatttaaagacaggaaaaatggtttgtgcgccaagcaCGGAGTCTggaagggttgttcctattttgTTAATGaataatgggtgtgttttgggcgtaatgtgcaataaaccaatgagagtcttatctctcatcccctttaaaagccagttgcgttTGGGCCATGCTGATTCCATGTTTAGATGGCGGAATTTGCAAACttaaaaactaagcggaggaagaagaccaccagtttaagattgatattaaaaaattgcgttatttttatttgtttgtatttgttattttttggtattaaaacctttaaaagtcgttttctttcagtcatggaaatAAAATTAACAGGCTTTTAATTTGCTGTAAATGGATGGATAACCTAAATGATCTGTGTTATCTCAAAAagtaatttacaaatatgcaagaaaatgtttgtactgtaaaaatactttcttGTAACATACatgagataaagaatttacaaatgtcGAGAGAGccttcagcactcggacagcgccgtgaaaagcattacttaaaaacggttcttatctcatcatatccacaggtacaaagtcatcttatacaataaatctgtggggtagtatttaattttttttaaatatatgcaatatttgcatttgtttaaagtaaaacatttaatttcttaccaggctacaggtgaagcaggtctttacgccttctaacgtctcataattggtcctcatttatgtccaagagactcaataataatcttttacattttaatccgtTGATTTatcataatttaaaacatttatgtgCAGCTTCCTTTATGTGCTGTCGTCTCGTTTATAGGCATATATTACTCACGCGCCcattaaaaaacaattttagaccaggtttttgttgttcaaggacctcgttttcagaccagaacgcctaTGGATGCAAAATTGTGCGCAAattcatttgctatttaaacaacgtggcgctaaacgtgaaaatgataattgtgctgggttgaaactagcaaaagacacttgcgtcgcgcattgcgctgcattgaaccaggtgtatgatagagcccaaaGTTTTTAACAGTTTATTAGATATATTATGGATTTCAGAATACAGCCGCACTCAATAGAAGGTTGACTACATATATTACATATTTTGCGAATTAAGATTAcaattaaatgtatatgtatttttaaaaatgcacattttaatttaGAATCTCTGTTATTTCAGAAAAATGCAAACTCTGATAAGTGGATCTCGGCTTAGAATTGGTAGGTAGGTTAAACTTTACTATAAATTCGACAATTAAACCTTTTTGCAAATGCAGTTCAAACTGACATACGCCATTATATAAAGCATACACATACCATGGTTTAACAACTCTATAGCTCATTGTAAGTTTGTCTTGAAGGCATCAGACATGAAGCCGAACTGACATTATAATAAAAAGAGGAATCTTGATACTGATAATGACTATAAACAGTATTATCAGACCAGCAAAATTCATTGTGGCTGTGTTAATACGTCAATCTGTAGATATCTAAAGATATTATCCAGATAATGGAGGACCAGCTGCTATTACATAAGAGCTGGCTGTTAACATTGTTGACAGTGAGTAGTTTACTTAATAACCGAGCATATTTTCATCTTCTGAATACAAGCTGTTTTGACAGCttttattcacattttacatTGGCAAGCGATTAACATTCAAGTGTCTTTCTTCCCTGAGTTCAATTCATTTTGATTCCATTTGTATAACACAATAAGATAATAGTGTGTGCAGGTAGTACCTTGAACGGTAATGGTGACATTGGCTTGTTTTTCGAGACCTGGCACAGTGGGTACAGCTCCCACACATAAATACAGACCAGCGTCAGAGAGAGTCACTGACTGGAGAGTCAACACACCGTTCTGCGACAGCACCTTTGAGCCCTACAGTACACACGCAcaaaaacacaatgaaacaAAAAGCTCCATGTGGAAAATTGATACCGATAGGTTCACAGAAAGCAACGTGGCGAAGTAAAAACAAAGCATTTGAGGTACTCAAAGGAAGGATGGAGATATATTGACTTGCCCTTTTTCCACTGCAGGGTGTAACTGTCCGAGGACTTGGTCTTACATTGAAGCTCCACAGCATTTCcctgagaaacattcaaaggaCCTTCTGGAGCTACAACCACAGGGTCAAGATCTGGATGACATAAGAAGAGAGTGGTTACAAGAGAATATAGCTAACGAATGATGGAAAATTACACGGttgtgatttattttaaaatattagtgTTTCTTTAGTAAACTCAACAACAAGTTCTCACATACTCTGCCATGGTGACATTGATACTCACAATGCACATTAACGTTCAAAGTCTTTTCAAGTATAACGTCGGGTCCAGCATCAAAATCCTCAGCTTCACACTTATAAGTTCCAGCGTCCTCGCGGGTCACACTCTTCAACATCAAACTACCTGCTGACCCTGTCAATTGGTTCTCCTGTAAATAAATAAGTGAATGAGTCAATGATCAAAACAAAATTCAATTATTTGGATTGGCAATCTGGCACGGATGGTTCTCCTCTtcagaaaaaataaagtttgGCTGAGGGTTTCCATCAGTCTCACAGATCATATGCACATCATCCCCCTCTTTGATCGGCCCATGattcataattttaaaaaacacattttccgCTGAATCTGATTGGAGGAGAGTACAGGATTAGGGTTTTCAATCGAATACAACGTATAGATGATTGAATTGGCTCATCATGagagtatgtgtgtgcgtgggACTCACAAAGCAACGTGAGGTTGAATGTATCAGAGCTTTCCTGTTTGATCTGTTTGTTTGGCATGCTGTACTCCACAGTGCAATGGAAAACTGATTTAGCATCTGCTTTTTCTGGCCGCATGAACAGTGTGCTGGTCACAGTGTACAGGCCTGAGGCTTCCTTCACTACACCAGCTATCATGTATGTTTCTGAAAAGCAGAGAGAGATAGAAAAGGCATGGTTAGAAGCAGTTTTCAATTTATAACAAATCAACGGACCTCCATCTAGACCCTACTGAAAGAACCCACAATGTACTGTTAAAGAGCTTTAAGGGTTGTTCACACTATCatgataactataaaaatatagttttgaaaatcgttttatattaaagggaatagcggagttcacaccacaactataatgaTAAAGACACAATAAATGATATCGTTGGGATCACTTTCGGAGCTATTTTTCCCACCTAATAAACAACAATacaccattgacagccaatcaaatctatttgaacttgcACGTGCACAATAAGAAGCTCATTGCTAAGGTCTATAAAGTCACTGTTTCGAGTTACGCGAATATGTTGAAGACATCTGCTGGCTACCCGCTGTGAACAGCATCTTTACATATTTGGTGACgcgtaaacaattgcaaaagtttttattacaagaaacatccaatattagttaatgccattaaaggcAAGTGCTTTGCGTGAGTGCCGCGCACGtaagcgaattagcataaagttatcgtTATGATGTGGACGCTACtatagttatcattatagttaacgttatagacggtttcagcagtaacaacataaacaaacggctttcgtggaacaaacgtaacttttGGTAAACTCCGCAAAAAAAGTAGATTACCGTAGTTCATATTttatagctaaagcgtataaaaaacaacactgagctaacgttactacTATAATgtatcagtggcggctggtgactttttttttgaagcgcaagatgcgaagttcgtcacaacatgtatgtagcttgtcatgtgtgtggttcgtaatttcaaaatatgtgttctgcgctttgagagatcgtgtgtgcatcacgtgtcatgccataataagtgcctgctgcatacgcATCTAAAGggattatgataaaagagacgcttaactcgcataatcagagtttactgttaaggatgTGTCTAGCATGTATTttgggaacgtgagcgtctctttttaTCACAAATGGTTTTGACGCCTCTGCAACAGGCACCCACcctggcatgacacgtgatgcacacacgatctcccaaagcgcagaacacacacaaaaaagggaaccacacacgtggcaatccgaacacttattttgaattagcgcattctcggatgagcagtcacgagctgccactgtAATGTATACTATGATAACTACAAACGGGCTGCCAAACGTCTCATCACATAGCAGTGATCCATGATCAccgtctcccctcgtctttaggaaaccaaaacaggTGTTTGTTCCATAGTTCAGTTTAGACACTAGTCAGGCCATTAAACAAACtgagaccggaagttaagttctaACCAGACGCATAACCGCAGCAATgcacgtgcgtctgatgaaaccatctatagttGTCATTATAATGTGAACGCCCCTTTAGTCTCGAATTTCATCTGTaacttttattaataatattacatACTCTATAATGCTTTTTGTTGAGTATTTAAAGACAATGCAATATCCTTTTACAGCATCTGTCTGCAGTATGAACATCCTGGCTGTATGAGATCTgtaattgaagagtttcgttgcaaaacgagataactccgtttttttattgttcagaaatcttgtttttcgGTTGTGCATTTcgattaatatcaattcaactccagttggtttgttttgattaaaaccttcataacttaaaaaatacagctaagtagcaccataaaacaaaataataacatgataacagaataataaacatgttttgacaaaaatgttaaaaaatggatttatctcattttgcaatgaaactcttcaattCAACTGTTGGTGTGACACCGAAATTGACCTCAgctggttttttttttttttttttgactatAGTGTGCAGACAGTGATTAATAGTAACAATGTCAGATCCTTTGAGATTGAACACATACTCTCCTTAACGTCCTTTACTTCAGGCATAGGTGTGCCATCCTTGAACCAGATTAAACGAGGCTGAGGGTGTGCGTTCCTACTGGTGCACCTTCCAACCTAAACAGATGAATGCCACAAATGCTATTCTTGTTAAAACAAGGTACAAATAAAGTGAAACACATCTCACATTAATCATATGCAGCAATATAAGACTCACCTCAGAGGAGGAGGTTACTCCCTCAAAGAGAGCGATAGACTGGTCATTGCCAGATATCACAGGCTTCTCTGGAGCATCTGTGAGAGGACGAGatgaaaaacattattattgcaattaaatttttttaatagatTAATTACTTAAATATGatttccaaaacaaattacagacCATCACACAAACAGGCATGCGCCAACTGGCAAGTCTAAACAGGGTTCctacaccttagttaactttaaattcaaggacctttcaaggactttccaggtcaaataccctcaaattcaaggattaaatgtggggacacatttcaagtgagagcaaggttacatcatgttactttttaagatacattgttacagttccctttcaagggaactcgtgctgcgtcactgcggtgacactttggggacacctccaagggtaagtgtgtctgaatgaaTTCAACCAATGgggaggcttaacaacaaagacagggtgacgcaggagccaggaagtatatcgctatctgaaatattgccaaagacggtgtaacagggacgcaggaagtatggcaagcgagacgcagcgtctcattcccttctcggggaacaacagttacatacgtaacccgagacgttttcatgtgtcaaacacaactatgcaaaaaagcattttggtatgaatcaacattcgcatacagaagatataagcatttaaagcgaacagttgtgtgcttaaaaaatctagaatttttatgatattatccacAGAAAATAATACTGTATAGATTTTTCTCAGAAAACTTCTTggataaaatagattcaagcactttcaatgacctgtatctatgtatgtatatttcaaaaacttcccagggccttgaatttttttcccccagattcacacattttcaaggatttcaaggacccgtgggaacacTGTCTAAAGCCATAAAAGGGAAAACTTAGAAATCTGCTAAATATGTAGAAAAggcaaataaatttaaactatGACTTTGATCTCTTTCCAAAACACTTTAACACTCCAACTACTCCCCACCCTCTAATTCACACGCAAGGTCATCATATCACTGTCCCAGCTGTCATCTGCTACAAATATAAACATCATCATTTTCAATAGCATTAACAGTCATTCTTCCTACCAGAGCCTCTATCTCTCTTtgtctttttacattttcatagcaCAAGAGACCTAATATAGTTCTCAGTTCATGTATGCTTCAATTTGTCTTTGGTCATTTCTTctaacatttcttaaaaatgtaaaatatggaGGAACATAATTGCTCATTAATACTCAGTGTTGAAGAAACAACTGagatatgacaaaaaaaaaaaatttcttaaacAAATTTGAGCAATTCACCaaataatctctctctctctctctctctccctctctctctctctctctctctctctctctctctctctctccataaAACAGCTACAGAGAATAAGAGTGTATTTGTATGGAGATGGACATTTCTCCCTCTTAAAACGAGGACATTTCTCTCTAGTGAAGCCATTAGCCATGAAGCAGGCAGAAGTATTGTCTCCTGGGAGGAGATACCATTGTTTTCCGGTCCCAATGCACTCATTCACAATTATTACAGCCATTACGGCTCTCTCTCTATACAGTCTGGCGTGGAAAATGAACAAAGAGCCTGTTCTGTTACTCTCTATATGCGCACACATACTTGCACGCAGCACACGACCCCCTATGCACAAACACAGTTGCCACAGTTTTTCATAAAGTGACCtcttcacacacacaactgGGGGAGggattttaaagaaataatgaGTTGGGGAGCAGCGGGCTGAAAGTTCAATATCACCTAATGCAGAAGTACAtcgaaataaatgtgtttatggaGCTTTTGTCAAGGTTTGTCAGTGAGCTCCTTTGCTCCTGAtcctaaaaacatttttggagtTTCAGGATGAGGTCTATTTGCAAGACAGGGTACTATGTTGTGAGACCCTTCCCATATACTGGCTATCACAGCCTTAAAATGACATCCATCAAACATGACAAGTGCAATCACTCTATTAATCAATAGTGTCAAATGCAATCTTAACGGTTATAATCGACCCGGGGCAACTTATAAACAACACCCAGGGCTAATGAATAGGAGTTAAAGTGGCTGGCCATATGTCTCATTTAGGTTATGCAAAATTGTGGAGCAGACACATGCACAGATGAATAGGCCATAAGCCAATAAAGaattttcagctgtgtttgctGTATGAATCTACCCTGTAcatgttaatataaaactgCATAAGACTTACACTTTGTATGATAAATAGTGGAGCCAgttgtaaaataaaacataggAGGCGTTCAAAAGTGTGAGTTCTGGACAGTGGCAggtcgtgactgctcttccgaggggcgcaaatttacAATATGTGTTCGAAGTGTCATGCGTGTTGcacgtgttttcaaaatatgtgtttgttacgTCATGTGATCCTATGTGTATCACGTGTtttatcaaaataagtgcctgctgcagaggcttcaaaaccgtttatgataaaaaagacgacCACGTTCAcgaaatacacgcaagacactcccttaacagtaaactctgattacgcatgagattatgggagtatctggcaaatgcgagcgtctcttttatcataaacatgggtgtgcctcataagtcttgaaaagtgaagccgctgactttttgatcgccccctggtggctggctgcagtacaagccataaaccccgccctctctaTTCAAActaatgggactctgctctaaattaaaaaatatttacacttccaataaaagtttcagAAATATGTTTTTGGTCCTTTCAGGTAGTTGATAttacgctgatatatgttcaattgttattttttgtgatacGTTTTTGTAGCTtctaatttgatgctatagaaacggggcgtgccGTTATGATTGGCGTAGTTGAATTAGGCACGCGAGCGTTTGATACCGCAGCTCTGCCTCTGTCTCCACGGACGAtaccttctgcgcatgccttggctccaaactgacgttctTACAAAACATGGTGGCGACAATGGTctgacatttttggcttcaattcattacaatggagggaggcgacgttgcgttgtccatctttttttacagtctttgcataaaccctttagacatgtctacagcaggcacttattttgacaagccACGTGATGCACAATGATTCACTCGACGcgcgaacacatattttgaaattacaaaccgcACACATGACGGGGCTACATGTTGTaacgaacttcgcattgtgcgccctcgaaaaaaaaaAGTCACGGGCCGCCACTGCTTCTGGATTCATTTTCAGCCAGACTTACAGAAAACCTTGACCACGGTTTCAGCCTCAGAGACCCCCGTAGATCCCGCGATAACTTGGCAGTAAAAGCTCCTCTCATCATCCACCATGACTGGGGAAATGGTGATGGACAAGTCATCTCCCAAGACTAACCGATCTGTCAACGGTGTGTTAGCATCAACGCCAAAACTGTGGTCACTCTTGTAAGCTATCTGCTTCCTTACACCTGCAACCTCCTGAGGATGAAAAGTGACACATATATGATGCATgatcattaaataaaaatactgcaCTTATTTGcttatcattaaaaataaaaatcaagaaTGTACTCTCAATGAACCACTGAGTAACAACAGTGGAGGCAGATGCAGTGGTGGTGTATGTGCACGGCAGCTTGGCAGTCTCTCCTTTAATCACCTCCACCTTTGGGGTCACCGTGACTTTGACCTCAGCCAAACACACTATAAGGTAAACAAGAGAGGTAGAGAAACAAAAtgttatataattattttttttaaggaaaggAATAGACAGCTCAAACAATTTGCACGACAACTTTTCCCTGCACCATCCTCACGCAGTGAGAAATTATACACATGCTGTGATTCTCAAACAGCCATTGTGTTCCTGCTGTCCCAAAACATGAAGGCCAGCTGCACAGAACCAGGTGCAAGAAGAATGAAAGAAGGAGAGAGATTACAGATAACCCTGTGGTCTTATAAAATTGGGTAGCCGGACTGTGTCACCAGGAAAAGTATTCCTAACAAGCTCTGCTAAGAACCGGTTTTTGGCCTCCAACTGTAAACAAAACTCCCAAAAATCCCCGTCTTTTTTGTCTGTAGTATGTAACACGAGTTATGGCTTTGTGACCGTGGTATCCATGGGACCTCCTACCTCAGAG from Misgurnus anguillicaudatus chromosome 10, ASM2758022v2, whole genome shotgun sequence encodes the following:
- the bcam gene encoding basal cell adhesion molecule, whose amino-acid sequence is MERTMLGRCRFWTLIALTLQVCLAEVKVTVTPKVEVIKGETAKLPCTYTTTASASTVVTQWFIEVAGVRKQIAYKSDHSFGVDANTPLTDRLVLGDDLSITISPVMVDDERSFYCQVIAGSTGVSEAETVVKVFYAPEKPVISGNDQSIALFEGVTSSSEVGRCTSRNAHPQPRLIWFKDGTPMPEVKDVKEKTYMIAGVVKEASGLYTVTSTLFMRPEKADAKSVFHCTVEYSMPNKQIKQESSDTFNLTLLYSAENVFFKIMNHGPIKEGDDVHMICETDGNPQPNFIFSEEENQLTGSAGSLMLKSVTREDAGTYKCEAEDFDAGPDVILEKTLNVNVHYLDPVVVAPEGPLNVSQGNAVELQCKTKSSDSYTLQWKKGSKVLSQNGVLTLQSVTLSDAGLYLCVGAVPTVPGLEKQANVTITVQGKPEIEAPVNGMVAKEGNLVTLNCSALGYPAPQFTWKPSGKESVTVMGNKFISTITLKATSAVLNDGVTCEASNVHGKDSKTFTVSIKEQATAADANAANRGNPVFKTAETQQAGSSVVVIAVVVCVLLLLILVAVIFFLNKKGKLSCGKKDKKDVPSGDMKGDIVVEMKSGDKGNEEAGLLNKPHADQ